A DNA window from Carnobacterium funditum DSM 5970 contains the following coding sequences:
- a CDS encoding LacI family DNA-binding transcriptional regulator has translation MVTIRDVALKAQTSIATVSRVINNKPGFSEETKQKVQQAMKELDYETNEIARSLITNKTNTIGVIVPNIASMLTHDLLNGIENLSQSRKYSIIVCYTYSNQERTMEYLKTLKEKRVDGIIFTSENLTDENIKYIKKINIPIVLLSTFSEKYKLPFVKVDDYQASYAAVEYLIGKGHKNIGMLSGDPNDKISGEPRIRGYKEALKDHHLFYNEERIIVGNNFSFEDGRSNVVTLLENFPEMTAIFSASDEMAAGAIATAHEKKINIPEELSIIGYDNILVSQMVYPPLTTIEQPLYDMGYTAAEMLFHQIDEKELINKEVYLPFKIIERKSVKVIDSL, from the coding sequence ATGGTTACCATTCGTGATGTTGCCTTGAAAGCGCAAACCTCTATTGCGACAGTTTCTCGCGTAATAAATAATAAGCCCGGTTTTTCAGAAGAAACAAAACAAAAGGTTCAACAAGCTATGAAAGAATTAGATTATGAGACTAATGAAATTGCTCGTAGCTTAATCACAAATAAGACAAATACTATTGGCGTTATCGTACCAAATATTGCAAGTATGCTTACGCACGATTTGCTGAATGGAATTGAAAATCTATCTCAGTCAAGGAAGTATAGCATTATCGTTTGCTACACCTATTCTAACCAAGAAAGAACAATGGAGTATTTAAAGACATTAAAAGAAAAAAGAGTAGATGGCATTATCTTTACAAGTGAAAATTTAACGGATGAAAATATTAAATACATCAAAAAAATAAACATTCCTATCGTATTATTATCTACATTTTCAGAAAAATACAAGCTGCCTTTCGTAAAAGTTGATGATTATCAAGCTTCCTATGCTGCTGTAGAATATTTAATCGGCAAGGGCCATAAAAATATCGGTATGCTCAGCGGTGATCCTAACGATAAGATTTCTGGAGAACCACGAATCAGAGGATACAAAGAGGCATTGAAAGATCATCATCTATTCTACAATGAGGAACGTATTATTGTCGGGAACAACTTTAGCTTTGAAGATGGGAGATCGAATGTTGTAACGCTTTTAGAAAATTTCCCGGAAATGACCGCAATCTTTTCTGCTAGTGATGAAATGGCTGCTGGAGCAATTGCAACGGCACATGAAAAAAAGATTAATATACCTGAAGAGTTATCTATAATTGGTTACGATAATATTTTAGTATCACAGATGGTCTACCCACCGTTGACAACAATTGAGCAGCCTTTGTATGATATGGGATACACCGCTGCAGAAATGTTATTCCATCAAATAGATGAAAAAGAACTGATAAATAAAGAAGTGTATCTTCCATTTAAAATCATTGAAAGAAAGAGCGTTAAAGTGATAGATTCACTTTAA
- a CDS encoding ABC transporter permease: MNKFWVILKESYRKNVQSIGFVVMIIAPLIILGIGLGIGYFVSNSEDESLPIAVITENDQVMALLSSKKEGLTIDEDIQSIADAKKALGNEEIEGYATIQVNDNFVEGEYVSTDMQGTPNAEILRSLLTSYQTQLKGRELALSEQEIGAITSPIQFSESIVSIEKGVIETEDDSDLTGSLVRNGAAYLISIAIFIFITTYSSIIAQEIASEKGTRIMEVILSSVSSTTHFFGKLVGILLVCLTQIMAYAVIAIIAFTQLKKIDFIKDVLSFVDLSELTASFIGISIVLFLLGIFLYVVLAAFFGSLVTKIEDVNKAVSPVAFIAVAGFYGGMFAFVNPDHLIVEILSFVPLFTPFIMPFRIAAENISSTGIGISLVATLSFTVLTTWISLILYRSNVLVYSDTNLLKTFKRSWSIFKSERKSISKE; encoded by the coding sequence ATGAATAAATTCTGGGTTATTTTAAAAGAATCTTATCGTAAAAATGTCCAATCCATTGGCTTTGTGGTTATGATTATAGCTCCCTTAATTATTTTAGGTATTGGACTAGGAATAGGTTATTTTGTCAGTAACTCTGAAGATGAATCTTTACCTATTGCTGTCATTACTGAAAATGACCAAGTTATGGCCCTACTCTCTTCTAAAAAAGAAGGTCTAACAATTGATGAAGATATTCAATCCATAGCAGATGCAAAAAAAGCGCTGGGAAACGAAGAAATTGAAGGGTATGCAACTATTCAAGTTAACGATAATTTTGTAGAAGGCGAATATGTAAGTACAGATATGCAAGGTACGCCAAATGCTGAAATATTGAGATCTTTACTAACCAGTTATCAAACGCAATTAAAAGGACGAGAATTAGCGCTCTCCGAGCAAGAAATCGGAGCAATCACGTCTCCTATCCAGTTTTCTGAATCTATAGTCAGTATAGAAAAAGGTGTCATAGAGACGGAAGATGATTCCGACTTAACGGGCTCTCTCGTTAGAAACGGAGCTGCCTATCTTATCAGTATCGCCATTTTTATTTTTATTACAACGTATTCTTCTATTATTGCACAAGAAATTGCCTCAGAAAAAGGGACTCGTATCATGGAAGTTATTCTTTCTAGTGTTTCCAGTACAACTCACTTTTTCGGTAAACTTGTTGGGATTTTACTAGTTTGTCTAACACAAATTATGGCATACGCTGTGATAGCTATTATTGCTTTCACCCAGTTGAAAAAGATAGATTTCATCAAGGACGTTCTTTCGTTTGTTGATTTAAGTGAACTTACTGCTTCCTTTATCGGAATTTCTATCGTTTTATTTTTATTGGGTATTTTTCTTTACGTCGTACTTGCTGCTTTCTTTGGTTCGCTTGTTACGAAGATAGAAGATGTCAATAAAGCTGTCTCACCAGTAGCGTTTATTGCAGTCGCGGGATTTTACGGTGGAATGTTTGCTTTTGTTAATCCGGATCATTTAATAGTGGAAATTTTATCTTTCGTCCCACTTTTCACCCCATTTATCATGCCTTTTAGAATTGCAGCAGAAAATATATCTTCAACTGGTATAGGGATTTCATTGGTTGCAACCCTTTCATTCACTGTATTGACGACTTGGATTTCCTTAATCCTTTACCGTTCAAACGTACTCGTATACTCAGATACAAACTTGTTGAAAACGTTCAAGCGTTCTTGGAGTATTTTCAAAAGTGAGCGTAAATCAATTTCTAAAGAGTAA
- a CDS encoding IS30 family transposase: MTYTHITMDELVMIEAYYHQGIPVAKIAAYLNRTRTPINNVIRFFRAGHTAFEYYLRYKKNKKQCGREKVVLPEEQHLYIKEKVAEGWTPDVIIGRKEMTIDCSVRTLYRQFKEKTFDEATLPMKGKRKPNGHQERRGRQAYKRNISERIIDYPTFKEEFGHIEGDTIVGVRHKSAVITLVEILSKAIITLKPKGRKACDIESAMNQWFQSIPKKLFKSITFDCGKEFSNWKSLCNQHDVAIYFADPGTPSQRALNENSNGLLRKDGLPKEMDFNEVDQAFVSSVAHKRNIIPRKSLNYQTPLEVFMSYMDEDILYSLI, translated from the coding sequence ATGACCTATACCCATATTACCATGGATGAACTAGTGATGATAGAAGCTTATTACCATCAAGGTATTCCAGTTGCTAAAATAGCTGCTTACTTGAATCGTACTCGAACACCGATTAATAATGTTATCAGGTTCTTCAGAGCAGGACATACAGCTTTCGAGTATTACCTACGGTATAAGAAAAACAAGAAGCAGTGTGGACGCGAAAAAGTTGTTTTACCAGAAGAACAACATCTTTATATCAAGGAAAAAGTAGCTGAAGGCTGGACGCCTGATGTCATTATTGGCCGTAAAGAAATGACAATAGACTGTTCCGTACGAACACTTTATAGACAATTTAAAGAAAAAACATTCGATGAAGCTACCCTTCCAATGAAAGGGAAAAGAAAGCCTAACGGACATCAAGAACGTAGAGGTAGACAAGCTTATAAACGAAATATCTCTGAAAGAATAATAGATTATCCAACATTTAAAGAAGAATTTGGTCATATCGAAGGAGATACCATTGTAGGTGTCCGCCACAAAAGTGCGGTCATTACTCTAGTAGAGATTTTATCGAAAGCTATCATTACCTTAAAGCCCAAAGGGCGTAAAGCCTGCGACATTGAGAGTGCTATGAATCAATGGTTCCAATCCATACCAAAAAAATTATTCAAATCAATTACTTTTGATTGCGGTAAGGAGTTCTCCAACTGGAAATCTTTGTGCAACCAGCATGATGTCGCTATCTACTTCGCTGACCCTGGAACGCCTTCACAACGAGCTTTAAACGAGAATTCTAATGGGCTTCTTCGAAAAGATGGATTGCCAAAAGAAATGGATTTCAACGAAGTTGATCAGGCTTTCGTATCGTCTGTTGCACACAAACGGAATATAATTCCAAGAAAGTCATTAAATTACCAAACACCGCTGGAAGTTTTTATGAGTTACATGGATGAAGATATTTTGTATAGCTTAATTTGA
- a CDS encoding glycoside hydrolase family 65 protein, producing MDQLLKGTEWEIWEETIEPDLIRHNETLFSLGNGHIGTRGSLEEGFLNKTFTTNEGTYANGFFETTPIVYGETAYGYAENAQTICQIPNGKEMSFAIDGEWFQLETGTVSKHKRVLNMKEGILKRSFTWESSDGKVIDVAIERFISYDIPEILAVSYQLTPVNFNGELTFKTCLDGQVSLPSTVETLIDDPRVIKREKRDFRTHLAYEENQACLVLVTKKSNLRVVVGQKVNISSSNKKIRCIKTDEKIINELTIKGTEGKTERIEILTGYSSFYSESEQDQTSTKQLGETLQEVEKIGYKKLKEKHLKTMDSFWEQSDIQIKGDDLLQKGLRFNLFHLNQAAGRDGLTNIPAKGLTGDGYEGHYFWDTEMYMLPFFVYTQPKTAKSLLLYRYSILEKARNRAREMGVEQGVLFPWRTINGEECSAYYPAGTAQFHINADIAYGVKLYLEATNDKDFRYHEGFEILVETARFWMEFGDYIPGKENTFCINGVTGPDEYTALVNNNYYTNRMVKTNLEYAVKLAKEVLSLPKEGLIEKTKTIAVEKNEIQLWENAAKNMNLPFDEEKQLTKQDDTFFDKTVWDFENTPKEKYPLLQHYHPLMIYRYQVNKQADVVLAQLLHSKQISQEQKTRDYHYYEAITTHDSSLSRSVFGMMASEIGEKEKAYRYFMDTALMDLTDQQGNTKDGIHAANMGGTWMSMVYGFAGMAIQEDKLTFSPRLPKEWKELSFKIHFKDSWFKVILTEQQTVYELISGEDLIFMHNNKEVLVEGSKQ from the coding sequence ATGGACCAGTTACTGAAAGGAACAGAATGGGAAATTTGGGAAGAAACTATAGAGCCTGACCTAATAAGACACAATGAAACTCTTTTTTCGCTAGGAAATGGACACATTGGAACGCGAGGCAGTTTAGAAGAAGGTTTTTTAAACAAAACATTCACAACAAATGAAGGGACCTATGCAAACGGTTTTTTTGAAACAACGCCTATTGTTTATGGGGAAACAGCCTATGGATATGCTGAAAATGCCCAAACTATTTGCCAGATTCCTAATGGAAAAGAAATGAGTTTTGCAATTGATGGAGAGTGGTTTCAGTTAGAAACAGGTACTGTATCAAAACACAAGCGCGTCTTAAATATGAAAGAAGGGATTCTTAAACGTTCTTTTACATGGGAAAGTTCAGATGGAAAAGTAATCGATGTAGCTATCGAACGATTTATTTCTTATGATATTCCCGAAATATTAGCCGTTTCTTATCAATTAACACCGGTAAATTTTAATGGAGAACTGACATTTAAAACCTGTTTAGATGGCCAGGTAAGCTTGCCATCTACTGTCGAGACTTTAATAGATGATCCTCGAGTAATTAAACGTGAAAAACGTGATTTTCGTACTCATTTAGCTTATGAAGAAAATCAAGCATGTTTAGTTTTAGTGACAAAAAAAAGCAACTTACGAGTAGTCGTGGGACAAAAAGTTAATATCTCATCATCCAACAAAAAAATCCGCTGCATAAAGACAGATGAAAAGATTATAAATGAACTTACTATAAAAGGTACTGAAGGAAAAACGGAAAGAATTGAGATTTTAACCGGGTATAGTTCATTTTATTCTGAGTCTGAACAAGATCAAACTAGTACTAAACAATTAGGAGAGACGTTACAAGAAGTAGAAAAAATAGGCTATAAAAAACTTAAAGAGAAGCATTTGAAAACGATGGATTCTTTTTGGGAGCAAAGCGATATTCAAATTAAAGGCGACGATTTATTGCAAAAAGGACTACGTTTTAATTTGTTTCATTTAAATCAAGCAGCGGGACGTGATGGGTTAACTAATATTCCAGCTAAAGGACTAACTGGTGACGGGTATGAAGGACATTATTTCTGGGATACAGAAATGTACATGCTTCCCTTTTTTGTTTATACTCAACCTAAAACTGCCAAGTCGTTGCTCTTATACCGTTATTCTATTTTAGAAAAAGCAAGAAATCGAGCTAGAGAAATGGGAGTAGAACAAGGCGTCTTATTCCCATGGCGAACAATCAATGGAGAAGAATGTAGTGCTTATTATCCAGCAGGGACTGCACAGTTTCATATTAATGCTGATATTGCCTATGGAGTAAAGCTCTATCTAGAAGCTACAAATGATAAGGATTTTAGATACCATGAAGGATTTGAAATTTTAGTTGAAACGGCTCGTTTTTGGATGGAGTTTGGGGATTACATTCCTGGAAAAGAGAACACGTTTTGTATTAATGGCGTAACTGGTCCGGATGAATATACCGCTCTTGTTAATAATAATTACTACACTAATCGTATGGTAAAAACAAATTTAGAATACGCTGTTAAATTAGCCAAAGAAGTATTAAGTCTACCAAAAGAAGGATTAATTGAAAAAACCAAAACAATAGCTGTTGAAAAAAATGAGATTCAACTTTGGGAAAATGCTGCAAAAAATATGAATTTACCTTTTGACGAAGAAAAACAATTAACGAAACAAGACGATACATTTTTCGATAAAACGGTATGGGACTTTGAAAATACACCCAAAGAAAAATATCCTTTGTTACAGCATTATCATCCATTAATGATTTATCGTTACCAAGTCAACAAACAAGCAGATGTGGTATTAGCCCAATTGTTGCACTCTAAACAAATTTCGCAAGAACAAAAAACACGGGATTACCATTATTATGAAGCTATCACAACCCATGATTCTTCTCTATCTAGATCTGTTTTCGGCATGATGGCAAGTGAAATAGGCGAGAAAGAAAAAGCGTATCGTTACTTTATGGATACTGCTTTGATGGATCTTACTGATCAACAGGGAAACACAAAAGATGGCATTCATGCTGCTAACATGGGCGGAACTTGGATGAGTATGGTATATGGATTTGCAGGAATGGCAATACAGGAAGATAAGTTAACTTTTTCTCCCCGGTTACCTAAAGAATGGAAAGAGTTGAGCTTTAAAATTCATTTTAAGGATAGTTGGTTTAAGGTTATATTAACTGAACAACAAACGGTTTATGAATTAATATCAGGTGAAGATTTGATTTTTATGCATAACAATAAAGAAGTCCTTGTTGAGGGGTCTAAGCAATAG
- a CDS encoding ABC transporter ATP-binding protein, which translates to MLEVKNLKKTFGELTAVDAVNFTVPGGTILGLIGQNGSGKTTTFRLILDLLHPDQGEVLWDNKPLSRSEYNQVGYLPEERGLYPKVTIEKQLLYFAQLRGKSKKDIEPHIDEWMDKFKVKGKKTDKVKTLSKGNQQKIQLISTLIHDPKLIILDEPFSGLDPVNADLLEKGIMEAKERGASIIFSSHNMNNVEELCDHLVMLRDGEVVLNGTVQDIREQFGRTKLYLETPLEKKVLEDMPGVQNVKQTGEQTYTLTLTSAEYGKDIFKRVTQDGYITTFDQQPPSLEEIFRMKAGEFNE; encoded by the coding sequence ATGCTAGAAGTAAAAAATTTAAAGAAGACATTTGGCGAACTTACAGCCGTTGATGCCGTTAATTTCACTGTTCCTGGAGGAACTATCCTAGGATTGATTGGACAAAACGGATCCGGAAAGACCACAACCTTTCGTCTCATTCTTGATTTACTACACCCAGATCAAGGGGAAGTGCTTTGGGATAATAAACCATTGAGTAGATCCGAATACAATCAAGTAGGCTATTTGCCAGAGGAAAGAGGACTCTATCCTAAAGTTACTATTGAAAAGCAATTATTGTATTTTGCACAATTAAGAGGAAAAAGTAAAAAAGATATTGAACCCCATATAGACGAGTGGATGGATAAGTTTAAGGTAAAAGGAAAGAAAACAGATAAAGTGAAAACGTTATCCAAAGGGAATCAACAAAAGATTCAATTAATCTCTACATTAATTCATGATCCAAAGCTCATTATCCTTGACGAACCATTCAGTGGCCTTGATCCAGTAAACGCTGATTTACTTGAAAAAGGTATTATGGAAGCAAAAGAACGAGGAGCTAGTATTATTTTTTCTAGTCATAATATGAATAACGTAGAAGAATTGTGTGACCACCTAGTTATGTTACGTGATGGAGAAGTTGTCTTAAATGGGACTGTTCAAGATATACGAGAACAATTCGGACGAACAAAACTATACTTAGAAACTCCATTAGAAAAAAAAGTTTTAGAAGATATGCCAGGAGTACAAAATGTAAAACAAACAGGTGAACAAACATATACCCTAACGCTAACCTCCGCTGAATATGGAAAAGATATTTTTAAACGTGTCACTCAAGATGGTTATATTACAACTTTTGATCAGCAACCACCCTCTCTGGAGGAAATATTTAGAATGAAAGCTGGTGAGTTTAATGAATAA
- a CDS encoding methyl-accepting chemotaxis protein — protein MTKFKYSIKGKILLITIVLLVISNVSIGFIGYTIAKNQLDIKGETILQNAVETSVQMIDLANQEVENGTLELEEAQESVKEYMLGEQLEDGTRPINTPFDLGENGYMIVFSQDGEEIAHPTLEGENVWSVEDKAGNGNFPVQDSIEMANNGGGFTQFDWYLPNSETIGTKIVYNKLDPNWDWVVTAGSYESDFNEGAFSVLRYTSISILLFLILAVVILYTFANSLGKSLGNVTKSADRLANLDVTEDIPESLVRRKDEIGLLAISFQQIIDNLKQFIEKIADTSSQLATSSGELNVSSEQSALAANEVAGAIEEIARGASDQAVDTEKGSKQIEELGQLVESNEDYLKELNKSTKKVDGLKNEGSTSLKELMEATESSISSTSEIQNIIVNTDESAQKIDNASNMIKNIAEQTNLLALNAAIEAARAGDAGRGFAVVAEEIRKLADQSNGFTEEIREIVTDLKTNTSQAVKTMKELTVISEHQSQKVEQTNSKFNGISNAITDMNSVIESINSSGEKMIDKKEKIIEVIENLSAISEENAAGTEEASASVEEQMSTMLEIANASEMLAKLAGEMEDGIAKFNY, from the coding sequence ATGACAAAATTTAAATACTCGATCAAAGGAAAAATTTTATTAATTACAATAGTTTTACTCGTCATATCAAATGTATCTATTGGTTTTATAGGATATACTATTGCAAAAAACCAGCTGGATATAAAAGGAGAAACGATTCTTCAAAACGCAGTTGAAACGTCCGTCCAAATGATAGATTTAGCTAACCAAGAAGTTGAAAACGGAACGCTTGAGCTGGAGGAAGCACAGGAGAGTGTTAAAGAATACATGCTCGGAGAACAATTAGAGGATGGTACTCGTCCTATCAACACACCTTTTGATTTGGGAGAAAATGGGTACATGATTGTCTTTAGCCAAGACGGAGAAGAAATCGCTCATCCCACTCTGGAAGGAGAGAACGTCTGGAGCGTAGAAGACAAAGCAGGGAACGGAAATTTTCCTGTCCAGGATAGCATAGAGATGGCTAATAATGGTGGGGGATTTACACAATTTGATTGGTATTTACCCAATAGTGAGACTATTGGTACGAAAATCGTCTATAATAAACTCGATCCAAACTGGGACTGGGTAGTTACTGCTGGTAGTTATGAGAGTGATTTCAACGAAGGTGCATTCAGCGTGCTCAGATATACAAGTATCAGTATCCTTCTATTTTTAATATTGGCAGTTGTAATATTATACACATTTGCAAACAGTTTAGGCAAATCACTTGGTAATGTTACGAAATCAGCTGACAGACTAGCGAATTTGGACGTAACTGAAGATATTCCCGAGAGTCTAGTTAGACGAAAAGATGAAATAGGTTTACTTGCAATATCTTTTCAACAGATCATAGATAATCTTAAACAATTTATTGAAAAAATAGCAGACACGTCCAGTCAACTGGCCACTTCGTCCGGTGAACTTAATGTTTCCAGTGAACAGTCTGCATTAGCTGCCAATGAGGTTGCTGGAGCCATTGAAGAAATAGCCAGAGGGGCTTCTGACCAGGCAGTTGATACCGAAAAAGGTTCCAAGCAAATTGAGGAACTCGGTCAGTTAGTTGAAAGCAACGAAGATTATCTGAAAGAGTTGAATAAATCAACTAAAAAAGTCGACGGATTGAAAAACGAAGGATCCACTAGCCTGAAAGAGCTGATGGAAGCAACGGAATCCAGTATCAGTTCAACTTCAGAGATTCAGAATATAATAGTGAATACAGATGAAAGTGCTCAGAAAATCGATAATGCGAGCAATATGATAAAAAATATAGCTGAACAAACGAATTTGCTGGCCCTTAATGCAGCAATAGAAGCAGCTAGAGCCGGAGATGCAGGTAGGGGATTTGCGGTTGTTGCTGAAGAAATAAGAAAACTGGCAGATCAGTCAAATGGATTCACTGAAGAGATTAGAGAAATCGTCACAGATTTAAAAACAAACACCTCTCAAGCAGTAAAAACTATGAAAGAACTGACAGTCATTTCAGAACACCAGAGTCAAAAGGTTGAGCAGACAAACAGTAAATTTAATGGTATCTCTAATGCAATTACAGATATGAATAGTGTCATCGAATCAATAAATAGTTCTGGAGAAAAAATGATAGACAAAAAAGAGAAAATTATTGAAGTAATAGAAAATCTGTCAGCTATTTCTGAAGAAAATGCGGCTGGCACAGAAGAGGCATCAGCATCTGTTGAAGAACAAATGTCAACCATGCTTGAAATAGCCAATGCTAGTGAAATGTTAGCAAAATTGGCCGGAGAAATGGAAGACGGGATAGCCAAATTCAACTATTAA
- a CDS encoding HTH domain-containing protein translates to MSKLTFVLEQIQISKANPYVKNVSEKSITYSDEFKRHFVSESLNLKTAKLLFIEAGFDPEMIGESRIRSFAGKWRKRYRDNGILALKDTRQDYSGSPCPEEGTVGITLHKSRSLDI, encoded by the coding sequence ATGTCGAAATTAACGTTTGTACTTGAACAAATCCAAATTTCGAAAGCAAATCCTTATGTTAAAAATGTATCGGAGAAAAGCATTACTTATTCCGATGAATTCAAGCGCCACTTTGTTTCAGAATCATTGAACTTAAAAACAGCTAAGCTGCTATTTATTGAAGCTGGATTTGATCCGGAAATGATTGGTGAAAGCAGGATAAGATCATTCGCTGGTAAATGGCGAAAAAGATACCGTGATAATGGTATTTTGGCATTGAAAGATACACGACAAGATTATTCAGGCAGTCCATGTCCAGAAGAGGGAACTGTTGGGATAACGCTCCACAAGAGTCGTTCTTTGGACATTTGA
- a CDS encoding recombinase family protein: MKVGYARVSTTEQNLDRQLEALENAGAEKIFQEKISGENKIDRVELKEALQFLREQDILIVESLDRLGRNYDNIIQIVQELDQKEIGLMVLNLPILNQELGDPNLQKLIRNMIVQLLSWTAENEREEIKRKQQQGIEIAKKKGHYKGRPLKYSANAINPKDRMTYQVIVSKLKLEEPIKKIAEETGVTRDTVYRIKKDLESR, translated from the coding sequence ATGAAGGTTGGCTATGCACGTGTATCCACAACTGAACAAAATTTGGACCGACAATTAGAAGCATTAGAAAATGCTGGAGCAGAAAAGATATTTCAAGAAAAAATATCGGGGGAAAATAAGATTGATCGAGTAGAGCTAAAAGAAGCTCTACAATTTCTACGAGAACAAGATATACTAATAGTAGAGTCTTTGGATCGCTTAGGACGGAATTATGATAATATCATTCAAATTGTTCAAGAGCTTGATCAAAAAGAAATTGGATTAATGGTTTTAAACCTGCCAATTCTAAATCAAGAATTAGGAGATCCTAATTTACAAAAACTGATTCGAAATATGATTGTCCAGTTACTTTCTTGGACAGCAGAGAACGAGCGAGAAGAGATAAAGCGAAAACAGCAACAAGGAATCGAAATTGCAAAGAAAAAGGGACATTATAAAGGAAGACCTTTGAAATATTCTGCGAACGCAATTAATCCTAAAGATCGAATGACCTATCAGGTAATTGTAAGTAAGTTAAAGCTTGAGGAACCGATTAAAAAGATTGCTGAAGAAACAGGAGTTACAAGAGATACTGTTTACCGAATAAAAAAAGATTTAGAATCAAGGTAA
- a CDS encoding glycoside hydrolase family 13 protein translates to MKWWQNAVVYQIYPRSFQDSNGDGIGDVQGIIKRLDYLELLGINAIWLSPVYQSPNDDNGYDISDYQAINAEFGTMKDMDELIEKARKKGIHIIMDLVVNHTSDEHNWFVESKQSRDNEYREYYIWRDPVDGKRPSELTSSFSGSAWEFDEASGQYYLHMFSKKQPDLNWENPAVRKDIYEMMNFWLDKGIGGFRMDVIDQISKDLDNNVTNNGPRLHEFIQEMNQETISQYDVMTVGETWGATIDSGKKFSDPKRNELSMIFQFEHISLDEQPGKSKWDLKPLNLVELKKVLAKWQVELGDSGWNSLFWNNHDTPRIVSRWGNDQNYRVESAKMFAILLHFMKGTPYIYQGEEIGMTNQPIEDISEASDIETINLYRERLELVHDKEEIIKSINTKGRDNARRPMQWDNTQQADFTTGIPWLSVNPNYNGINVKQALEDKNSIFYTYQQLIKLRKENPSLVFGDFKLLLPNHPTIFAYERTYQNETWLVVANFSEEPTSLSLSAQSDKSQPIISNSTRKSYDLSDLYLEPYETFCIKK, encoded by the coding sequence ATGAAATGGTGGCAGAATGCAGTAGTCTATCAAATCTATCCAAGGAGTTTCCAAGACTCTAATGGAGACGGAATAGGTGATGTGCAAGGGATTATCAAACGGTTGGATTATTTAGAGTTATTAGGGATTAATGCTATATGGCTTAGTCCTGTTTACCAATCTCCAAACGATGACAATGGCTATGATATTAGTGATTATCAAGCCATCAACGCTGAGTTCGGAACGATGAAAGACATGGATGAGTTGATAGAAAAAGCTAGGAAAAAGGGAATCCATATTATAATGGATTTAGTAGTCAATCACACATCAGATGAACATAACTGGTTTGTAGAATCAAAACAAAGTAGAGACAACGAATACCGTGAATATTATATCTGGCGAGATCCCGTTGATGGAAAAAGACCAAGTGAATTAACCTCATCTTTTAGCGGTTCTGCTTGGGAGTTTGATGAAGCAAGCGGACAATATTACTTGCACATGTTTAGCAAAAAGCAGCCAGATCTGAATTGGGAAAACCCAGCTGTGAGAAAAGATATCTATGAAATGATGAATTTTTGGTTAGACAAGGGAATTGGTGGATTCCGCATGGATGTTATCGATCAGATTAGCAAAGACTTAGATAATAACGTTACAAATAACGGACCACGACTGCACGAGTTTATTCAAGAAATGAACCAAGAAACAATCAGTCAGTATGACGTAATGACAGTGGGCGAAACATGGGGTGCTACAATTGATAGCGGTAAGAAATTTTCTGATCCAAAAAGAAATGAATTATCAATGATTTTTCAATTTGAACATATAAGCCTAGATGAGCAACCAGGAAAAAGTAAATGGGACTTGAAGCCTCTTAATTTAGTAGAATTAAAAAAAGTCTTAGCTAAATGGCAAGTAGAGCTTGGTGACTCCGGGTGGAACAGCTTGTTTTGGAACAATCATGATACACCTAGAATTGTTTCACGGTGGGGAAACGATCAAAATTATCGAGTAGAAAGCGCTAAAATGTTTGCAATTTTACTTCATTTTATGAAAGGAACCCCCTATATTTATCAAGGTGAAGAAATTGGAATGACTAATCAGCCAATCGAAGATATTTCGGAAGCAAGCGATATCGAGACGATTAATTTATACCGTGAACGTCTAGAATTGGTTCATGATAAAGAAGAGATAATAAAATCAATCAACACAAAAGGACGAGACAATGCTCGTAGACCGATGCAATGGGATAATACCCAACAGGCTGATTTTACTACTGGTATACCTTGGCTCTCAGTAAACCCAAATTACAATGGAATTAATGTCAAACAAGCTTTAGAAGACAAAAATTCTATTTTTTATACGTATCAGCAATTGATTAAACTACGTAAAGAAAATCCATCACTTGTATTTGGTGATTTCAAGTTGCTGTTACCTAATCATCCAACGATTTTTGCATATGAAAGGACGTATCAAAATGAGACGTGGCTAGTTGTTGCAAACTTTTCTGAAGAACCAACTAGCTTATCGTTAAGTGCCCAATCAGACAAAAGTCAACCAATTATTTCAAATAGTACAAGAAAATCTTATGATTTAAGTGACTTGTATTTGGAACCTTATGAAACGTTTTGTATAAAAAAATAG